Genomic DNA from Veillonella criceti:
TTCCATAAGAGAATCCCTGCAATAAACGTTGCTAACAAGGCAATGCTTACTACAAACATAAAGCCTTCGCCACCGAGCTCTTCAAATGGAACGGGCACATTAACGCCCCACAAGCTAAAAATAACGGTTGGTACAGCCAAAATAATCGTAACAGCGGCCAACAATTTCATGACCATATTTAGGTTATTAGAGATAATCGATGTAAACGCATTCATCATATTCATCAGAATATTGGAATACATTTCAACCATTTCAATAGCCTGTTTATTTTCAATAATAACGTCTTCTAACAAATCTTCGTCTTCTTCATACATTTTAAGTAGATGACGTACATCTTCATGGCTCCGAATCCGTAAAATGCGCTCCATTACAGTACCATTCGTTTTTAAAGCGGACGTAAAATACGTCATGGATTTCTGTAACTCTAGCAATTGGAAAAAGTCTTTATTTTTAGTGGTATGACGTAATTGGATCTCAATATCATCCGTACGACGATTGATTTGTTGTAAATATCGTAAGAACAAAGTCGCCGTACGATACATAATTTGAAATAAGAATCTTGTTTTCTTATAAGTATAAAATGTAGCCACTTGATTATTCAAGAAAGGATACATAACCTCTGACTCTTCTAAACAAACGGTAATAAAAAAGTCTGGTGTCAAAAAAATACCGAGTGGTACCGTATCATAACTATCGCTACCACGCAAGGCAGGAATGTTGATAACGACAAAGATATAGTTTTCTTCAATTTCCACGTGCGAACGTTCTTCCATATCCAAAGCAGTTTTCAAAACGTCCGTAGGGATTTCCGTCATAATATTGACAAGCGCCAGCTCATCGGGGTCAGGATTCACCAAGTTAATCCACGAGCCCTTTGTTGCATCAGCTACTGTTGTATCTGATATTAGCTCGCCGTCTTCATGTTTGTATACCGTGAGCATACGCCACCTCCCA
This window encodes:
- a CDS encoding magnesium transporter CorA family protein, translated to MLTVYKHEDGELISDTTVADATKGSWINLVNPDPDELALVNIMTEIPTDVLKTALDMEERSHVEIEENYIFVVINIPALRGSDSYDTVPLGIFLTPDFFITVCLEESEVMYPFLNNQVATFYTYKKTRFLFQIMYRTATLFLRYLQQINRRTDDIEIQLRHTTKNKDFFQLLELQKSMTYFTSALKTNGTVMERILRIRSHEDVRHLLKMYEEDEDLLEDVIIENKQAIEMVEMYSNILMNMMNAFTSIISNNLNMVMKLLAAVTIILAVPTVIFSLWGVNVPVPFEELGGEGFMFVVSIALLATFIAGILLWKNDFL